A portion of the Hymenobacter gelipurpurascens genome contains these proteins:
- the msrA gene encoding peptide-methionine (S)-S-oxide reductase MsrA, which produces MQHLRTYLLGLLLTLVACTQDRPADAQTMRSTAGKAPTDLKGLAVATFAGGCFWCTEEIFEELKGVKEVVSGYSGGKEAQPTYEQVGSGQTSHAESIQIYYDPKQISYATLLDVFFRAGHDPTTLNRQGPDAGTQYRSVAFYRTPQEKQQIEAAIKRVNASKQYADPIVTQVVTYTQFWPAEGYHQGYYRLHPNEGYVRSVSTPKVEKFRHKFPELLKNPL; this is translated from the coding sequence ATGCAACACCTGAGAACCTACCTGCTAGGCCTGCTGCTTACGCTGGTGGCCTGCACCCAAGACCGCCCCGCCGACGCCCAAACCATGCGCTCCACGGCCGGCAAAGCCCCCACCGACCTGAAAGGTCTGGCCGTGGCCACCTTCGCGGGCGGCTGCTTTTGGTGCACCGAGGAAATTTTTGAAGAGCTGAAAGGCGTAAAAGAAGTGGTATCGGGCTACAGCGGCGGCAAGGAAGCCCAGCCTACCTACGAGCAGGTTGGCAGCGGCCAGACCAGCCACGCCGAGTCTATCCAGATCTATTACGACCCCAAGCAAATCAGCTACGCTACGCTGCTAGACGTGTTTTTTCGGGCCGGCCACGACCCGACTACGCTCAACCGCCAGGGTCCCGATGCCGGTACCCAATACCGCTCCGTGGCCTTCTACCGCACGCCCCAGGAAAAGCAGCAGATTGAAGCCGCTATTAAGCGCGTAAACGCCTCCAAGCAATACGCTGACCCCATCGTGACGCAGGTAGTGACCTACACGCAGTTCTGGCCCGCCGAGGGCTACCACCAGGGCTACTACCGCCTCCACCCCAACGAAGGCTACGTGCGCAGTGTCTCGACGCCTAAAGTCGAGAAGTTCCGCCACAAGTTTCCAGAGCTGCTCAAAAACCCGCTGTAA
- a CDS encoding PAS domain-containing protein produces MAADSVDFELLFDVLPTPHLVLRPDLTLLALNEAMCRLLSCERAQVLGYSVFKVLTAGPVTGPTDQAALLDALQRVLETKTLQVLEAQQFTHTVPEGRAFPRYWQMTLRPVLSAEGGLRYILCRCFDVTDQIRLQQQGKFNYESFTLLARATHDIIWDHDLRTNYLWRNELFSTLFGYHIAPENSTVEFWRSCLHPDDLPIMEHQVAELLAGTTNVGNAEYRLRRADGSWAEVADRFYIVRNEKGEPIRMLGAMQDVTQARHTERALHQSLEQFQLLADFVPQLIWTTNAQGEITYMNQRWQEYTDENTPSALHPDELWVQQMHPDDRARAQQRWRHSWLTGEAYECEYRLRSQTGQYRWFLAQALPVRNAAGETEQWFGTCTNVDEQKRTQLVLADKDQQLQYIVGEVPALLATLLGPHHVVGFINHHFNEFLGGGVKQGQTAKTAAPWLDEQGLLQILDDVYTSGEPASVQEQRVQVPAHLGLSQQEFYFDFVCRPLHNEFGGMRGILVFAVDVTERVLARRRVEALDQELHQQDELLRQMLESLPQMTSIIRPDGGIDYASPQWFEYSGQDVDGLSDGWIHCLHPDEVAPSMALFAHAQISQQGYAEQVRLRRHDGQYRWHLNRLVPSVNNQGKLHRWYASSTDIHEQQMLAEELRRSEEQFRFLAETIPAIAWTAQPNGQIDYINTRWSDSTGVSVEQTLREGWGPLLHQDEQEATMTRYQHCMATGENLEMETRLLDVRTGRYRWHLHRAYPLREDSGSITRWFGTTTDIDDYKRVQQHLEERNAELTRTNQDLDNFVYTASHDLMQPINNMEGIFQELTRTAFFRDPDAVKLIAMFEKALHQIYGTIHDLAQLVQVQKQRHELPLEPVELQTLAQEVLTSIGDTLDSTRAIVTLDFAAVPVVPFVRPNLQSVLYNLISNALKYAAPHRRPQVAVSTALENGRPVLLVQDNGLGIDLARYGSEMFQMFRRFHDHVPGSGMGLYLVNRIVQSHGGHISVESHVGQGTTFRVYLPPLEEAIAPH; encoded by the coding sequence ATGGCCGCCGATTCGGTTGACTTCGAACTCCTGTTCGATGTGCTGCCCACCCCTCACTTAGTGCTGCGGCCCGATCTTACGCTGCTGGCCCTCAATGAGGCTATGTGCCGGCTCCTGAGCTGTGAGCGGGCTCAGGTCTTGGGCTACTCCGTTTTTAAGGTCCTGACCGCCGGCCCCGTTACGGGCCCTACAGACCAGGCTGCCCTCCTGGATGCGCTGCAACGGGTGCTGGAAACCAAGACGCTGCAGGTGCTGGAGGCCCAGCAGTTTACGCACACCGTGCCGGAGGGCAGGGCGTTTCCGCGCTACTGGCAGATGACGCTGCGCCCGGTGCTTTCCGCCGAGGGCGGCCTACGCTACATTCTGTGCCGCTGCTTCGATGTCACGGACCAGATCCGGCTGCAGCAGCAGGGGAAATTCAACTACGAAAGCTTCACGCTGCTGGCCCGCGCCACCCACGATATCATCTGGGACCACGACCTGCGTACCAATTACCTGTGGCGCAATGAGCTGTTCAGTACCCTCTTTGGCTACCACATTGCGCCCGAGAACAGTACGGTAGAATTCTGGCGCTCCTGCCTGCACCCCGACGACCTGCCGATTATGGAGCACCAGGTGGCCGAGTTGTTGGCGGGCACTACCAATGTCGGCAACGCCGAATACCGCCTGCGTCGGGCCGATGGCTCCTGGGCCGAAGTAGCCGACCGCTTCTACATTGTACGTAATGAGAAAGGCGAGCCCATTCGGATGCTGGGCGCCATGCAGGACGTAACCCAGGCCCGCCACACCGAGCGCGCCCTCCACCAAAGCCTGGAGCAGTTTCAGCTGCTCGCCGATTTTGTACCCCAGCTCATCTGGACCACAAATGCGCAGGGCGAGATAACCTACATGAACCAACGGTGGCAGGAGTACACCGACGAAAACACGCCCTCTGCCCTCCACCCCGATGAACTCTGGGTTCAACAGATGCACCCCGACGACCGCGCGCGGGCCCAGCAGCGTTGGCGGCATTCGTGGCTGACGGGAGAGGCCTACGAGTGCGAGTACCGCCTGCGCAGCCAAACGGGGCAGTACCGCTGGTTTCTGGCCCAGGCTCTGCCCGTACGAAACGCGGCCGGCGAAACAGAACAGTGGTTTGGCACCTGCACTAATGTCGATGAGCAGAAGCGCACCCAGCTGGTGCTGGCCGATAAAGATCAGCAGCTGCAATACATAGTGGGCGAAGTGCCGGCCCTGCTGGCAACTCTGCTCGGCCCGCACCATGTGGTCGGCTTTATCAACCACCACTTCAATGAGTTCCTGGGCGGCGGAGTGAAGCAGGGCCAGACGGCCAAAACCGCGGCGCCCTGGCTGGATGAGCAAGGCCTGCTGCAGATTCTGGATGACGTGTACACCTCCGGCGAGCCGGCCAGCGTGCAGGAGCAGCGCGTGCAGGTGCCCGCTCACCTAGGCCTCTCCCAGCAGGAGTTTTACTTCGATTTTGTGTGTAGGCCACTGCACAACGAGTTTGGCGGCATGCGGGGCATTCTGGTGTTTGCCGTGGATGTCACCGAGCGGGTGCTGGCCCGCCGCCGCGTAGAGGCCCTCGACCAGGAGCTGCACCAGCAGGATGAGCTATTGCGTCAGATGCTGGAATCGTTGCCCCAAATGACCAGCATTATCCGGCCCGATGGCGGCATCGACTATGCCAGTCCGCAGTGGTTTGAGTATTCTGGCCAAGATGTGGATGGCCTCTCAGATGGCTGGATACACTGCCTCCACCCCGATGAGGTAGCCCCGAGCATGGCCCTGTTTGCGCACGCCCAGATTTCTCAGCAAGGCTATGCCGAGCAAGTCCGGTTGCGCCGCCACGACGGGCAGTACCGCTGGCACCTGAACCGGCTGGTGCCGTCCGTCAATAACCAGGGCAAGCTCCACCGCTGGTATGCGTCCAGCACCGATATTCATGAGCAGCAGATGCTGGCCGAAGAGCTACGCCGCAGCGAAGAACAGTTCCGCTTTCTGGCCGAAACCATTCCGGCCATTGCCTGGACGGCCCAGCCCAATGGGCAAATCGACTACATAAACACGCGCTGGTCTGACAGCACCGGGGTATCGGTGGAGCAGACGCTCCGGGAAGGCTGGGGTCCCTTGCTGCATCAGGATGAGCAGGAAGCAACCATGACCCGCTATCAGCACTGTATGGCAACGGGCGAAAACCTGGAAATGGAGACCCGCCTCCTGGATGTGCGCACCGGCCGCTACCGCTGGCATCTGCACCGGGCCTATCCGCTGCGGGAAGATTCTGGCAGCATCACGCGCTGGTTTGGCACCACTACCGATATCGACGACTACAAGCGTGTGCAGCAGCACCTGGAGGAACGCAACGCCGAACTGACGCGCACCAACCAGGACCTCGACAACTTCGTGTACACGGCCTCCCACGACCTGATGCAGCCCATCAACAATATGGAGGGCATCTTCCAGGAGCTCACGCGCACGGCCTTCTTCCGCGACCCCGATGCGGTGAAGCTCATTGCTATGTTTGAGAAGGCCCTGCATCAGATTTATGGCACCATCCACGACTTGGCCCAGCTGGTGCAGGTGCAGAAGCAGCGCCACGAGCTGCCCCTGGAGCCCGTAGAGCTGCAGACCCTCGCGCAAGAGGTGCTTACCAGCATCGGCGACACCCTCGACTCTACCCGGGCAATCGTCACGCTCGACTTCGCGGCGGTGCCGGTTGTGCCCTTCGTGCGGCCCAATCTGCAGAGCGTGCTCTACAACCTTATCAGCAACGCCTTAAAGTACGCTGCGCCGCATCGGCGCCCCCAGGTTGCGGTGAGCACAGCGCTGGAAAACGGCCGCCCGGTGCTCTTGGTGCAGGATAACGGTCTGGGCATTGACCTGGCCCGCTACGGCAGCGAGATGTTCCAGATGTTTCGCCGCTTCCACGACCATGTACCAGGCTCCGGCATGGGTCTCTACCTC